A genome region from Drosophila simulans strain w501 chromosome 2R, Prin_Dsim_3.1, whole genome shotgun sequence includes the following:
- the LOC6736151 gene encoding glycine-rich protein DOT1, whose protein sequence is MAARFIISALLLASPAVWGKPTFGREHVHIRIHLPESGGDHGGHGGGDFGGHGGGDFGGHGGGGYEIHSHDGGYSGGGGGGGHVNTYAVITENHGYSSGGGGGGGGGGGHGYSSGGYSSGHDDAKIAAIAAAAGSSSDHGHGGHGGHGGSGGHGGGYGGHAIANIAAIAASSDSSAHGGSGGYGGYSGGGHSGGGHDTQVIVAAAAAGDSHGSSGGYGGGSSGGYSGGTSGGYDGGYSGGSSYSGASSYSGGSSYSSGGYSGGHGGGYSSGGGSSYDTQVVAAAAASGSGGSYGGSSGGGGDGYSYSAPASGGWAGSSSNWK, encoded by the exons ATGGCAGCCCGTTTCATA ATCAGTGCGCTTCTGCTGGCTAGCCCAGCGGTATGGGGAAAGCCCACCTTCGGACGAGAGCATGTCCACATCCGCATTCACCTGCCGGAGAGCGGTGGGGATCACGGCGGCCACGGAGGTGGTGATTTTGGCGGCCACGGAGGCGGTGATTTTGGCGGCCATGGAGGTGGAGGCTATGAGATTCACTCCCACGATGGCGGATACagcggcggtggaggaggcggtggccatgTGAACACCTATGCTGTTATCACCGAGAACCACGGATACAGTTCCGGGggtggcggaggcggcggaggtggcggTGGCCACGGATACAGCTCCGGCGGATATAGTTCCGGTCATGATGATGCCAAGATTGCTGccatcgctgctgctgctggctcgTCCTCCGATCACGGACATGGCGGACATGGCGGACACGGAGGCAGCGGCGGACACGGCGGAGGTTATGGTGGCCATGCCATCGCCAACATTGCAGCCATCGCCGCCAGCTCAGACTCTTCTGCTCATGGAGGCAGCGGAGGATACGGCGGCTACAGCGGTGGCGGTCACAGCGGAGGAGGTCATGACACCCAGGTgattgtggctgctgctgcagctggtgaTTCACATGGCTCTTCCGGCGGATACGGCGGCGGATCCTCCGGTGGATACAGTGGCGGCACCTCCGGGGGCTACGATGGTGGATATTCTGGTGGATCCTCTTACAGCGGTGCCTCCTCCTACAGCGGCGGCTCGTCCTACAGCTCTGGAGGATACAGCGGTGGACATGGCGGCGGCTATAGCAGTGGCGGCGGATCCAGCTATGATACCCAGGTGGTGGCTGCAGCCGCTGCTTCCGGCAGTGGTGGCTCCTACGGCGGATCttccggcggcggtggcgacGGATACAGCTATTCAGCGCCGGCCTCCGGCGGCTGGGCGGGATCCAGTTCAAACTGGAAGTAG
- the LOC27208964 gene encoding mitochondrial thiamine pyrophosphate carrier, giving the protein MPENSVEVQVMQAVGGGIAGAATRTITQPLDVLKIRFQMQVEPVTNHKGSKYRGVIHAFKSVYAEEGMRGMFRGHNSGQVLSISYALVQFWSYEQLRSMAHQFEYWRERPFLMFFICGGIAGCLGAVAAQPFDVVRTQMVAADPSSRRSQMNTFTGLRKVYKMEGWMGLSRGLPFTLVQVFPLVGANFLFYKYLNAAVLMAKPPDQRQEIHGAFLFLNGALSGVLAKMIVYPADLLKKRIQLMAFKQERKTFGRNPECPTILGCISTTFREEGLGGFYKGMLPTLLKAGLMSAVYFSIYDMFKRHYIAPMKEAEKNRQKLVKH; this is encoded by the coding sequence ATGCCCGAAAACTCGGTGGAAGTCCAGGTAATGCAGGCCGTCGGCGGCGGAATCGCCGGAGCTGCGACGCGTACCATAACCCAGCCGCTGGACGTGCTGAAGATCCGATTCCAAATGCAAGTGGAACCGGTCACCAACCATAAGGGGTCGAAATACCGTGGAGTCATCCACGCTTTCAAGTCGGTGTACGCCGAGGAGGGAATGCGCGGCATGTTCCGTGGCCACAACTCCGGCCAGGTTCTGAGCATTTCGTACGCTCTGGTGCAGTTCTGGTCCTACGAACAGCTTCGCTCCATGGCCCACCAGTTCGAATACTGGAGGGAGCGCCCCTTCCTCATGTTTTTCATCTGCGGCGGCATAGCCGGATGTCTGGGAGCCGTGGCAGCCCAGCCGTTCGACGTGGTAAGAACGCAGATGGTGGCCGCAGATCCCTCCTCGCGCCGCAGTCAGATGAACACTTTTACCGGGCTTCGAAAGGTCTATAAGATGGAAGGCTGGATGGGTCTTTCGCGAGGATTACCCTTCACGCTTGTGCAGGTGTTCCCGCTGGTAGGGGCAAACTTTCTCTTCTACAAGTACCTAAACGCGGCTGTCCTGATGGCCAAGCCTCCCGACCAGCGCCAGGAAATCCACGGCGCCTTCCTCTTCCTCAATGGGGCGCTGTCCGGGGTGTTGGCCAAGATGATCGTATACCCGGCGGACCTGCTTAAAAAGCGCATCCAGCTGATGGCCTTCAAACAGGAACGTAAGACCTTTGGCCGCAACCCTGAGTGCCCTACGATCCTGGGCTGCATCAGCACCACGTTCCGGGAGGAAGGACTCGGGGGCTTCTATAAGGGAATGTTGCCCACTCTGCTCAAGGCAGGACTGATGAGTGCCGTCTACTTCTCCATCTATGACATGTTTAAGCGCCACTATATAGCTCCAATGAAAGAGGCGGAGAAAAATCGGCAAAAACTGGTCAAGCATTAG